Proteins encoded within one genomic window of Gemmatimonadaceae bacterium:
- the lipB gene encoding lipoyl(octanoyl) transferase LipB produces MDESRQLLVVELGLRAYAEALEIQREAARKRITGEIDQDMLLLVEHPHVITLGRSTKLVNLVASREDLEARGIELFEVERGGDVTYHGPGQLVGYPIIDLKRHRQDLHWYLRQVEEALITALRRFGIEGARSPGFTGVWVEGGLGGATAAPRSEGQEAISPRARKIASIGVHARDWVTWHGFALNVTTDLARFDAIVPCGITDVTMTSIERELPHDSAVDMVATRERVVEAFGEVFGLQPRPFPEGLNLGRSMG; encoded by the coding sequence ATGGACGAGTCGAGACAGCTGCTGGTCGTCGAGCTCGGGCTTCGGGCGTATGCCGAAGCCCTCGAGATCCAGCGCGAGGCCGCGCGCAAGCGCATCACCGGCGAGATCGACCAGGACATGCTGCTCCTCGTCGAACACCCCCACGTCATCACCCTCGGCCGATCGACGAAGCTCGTGAACCTGGTCGCTTCGCGTGAAGACCTCGAAGCGCGCGGGATCGAGCTGTTCGAGGTCGAGCGCGGTGGCGACGTGACGTATCACGGCCCAGGGCAACTGGTGGGCTATCCCATCATCGACCTCAAACGCCACCGCCAGGACCTGCACTGGTATCTCAGGCAGGTCGAAGAGGCGCTGATCACCGCGCTGCGCCGCTTTGGGATCGAGGGAGCGAGGAGCCCGGGCTTTACCGGCGTGTGGGTCGAGGGCGGCTTGGGCGGCGCGACCGCCGCGCCCCGGTCTGAGGGTCAGGAGGCGATCAGCCCACGGGCACGGAAGATTGCTTCGATCGGCGTCCACGCCCGCGATTGGGTCACGTGGCATGGCTTCGCGCTCAACGTGACCACTGACCTGGCCCGCTTCGACGCCATCGTCCCTTGCGGCATCACCGACGTGACCATGACCTCGATCGAGCGGGAGCTGCCGCACGACAGCGCCGTGGACATGGTCGCGACGCGTGAGCGCGTCGTCGAGGCCTTTGGCGAGGTGTTCGGGCTGCAGCCGCGACCATTTCCCGAGGGGCTGAACCTCGGTCGGAGCATGGGGTAA
- a CDS encoding Ig-like domain-containing protein, translating to MQKLSRSFIALAGLAALAACGDDVSIAAPTPTPVAVVGVTVSPSTLSLKVGESATLGVSVETTGGAATTVAWSSSTPAVASVNATTGQVTAVAAGNTTVRAVSTVDASKSGAAQVNVTALAVRSVSVSPQALNLQVGQTATAVATVDRDAGVAGTVNWASNNAAVATVNQTSGLITAVAAGTSVITATSTVDNTKSAALAVTVVAVPNNLTALTVAPTTANLGIGSTVQLVPSATTVGTPTVTYTYATSNTLVATVSTTGLVTAVGNGTAVITTTAATNTNSLSVATTINVASASVSISSITTGATNVPVNIANVAGQIEVTMNISAGNQTLDSVRVKLGSKSAASQAFTVNGAPNAPVTLSINTAAYTINADSTSTVSFLNGSTGVQAELFVTAASGPTASNTITINLNNTDTFHARWTLPSNTAVSGVGLLWYGGPGTSTTVNTIPVMYSGNTITQATIHLDDASIDGNASLCGAAVTDTAAPFTATFSCTGLTNVNVQPGVAASLRADGNAGPAAVVGIDPVGAPIGTLFANAALMVQAAAIPVRIDVAGPGTATYAFVAATTNDYWANAAFRHDTSSAGLLARGRAVDGGVGTAAASTDVYEYEDRAVSGTAWVTHVANTTNIPENPVDFTVNAYNGRVTEKDLLGNASITYLGSTSTSPGTQNFGVDVTAPTLDYLTATVGSGEPRILLPALDTLGNTKVLSNQGNVLNTIRADSGYFGVRYRDTRSGFGTTIGAEPQFVKITRLAASGPTCIVGVGSSCAPARRLGAVDVNDNTYRRDTASVYGTGINASGGSTGRVNALYPSATNTDSAGYYTYETSVVDRAGNSSGTVTKTVAVDVATPLITGIGFPAILTGGASVAFVPNATDELEVLDGALGVRYPAMTGPDGAGADTLYFPRAFFTDYKAPFSGAPLSSVVGGLAPFGAAGLTLPINFLRGIDSVATLDSLPPVANNANYKPIGVVAQVYDIRAYTPSTVVYTTPPFVSAFFGAPILAGQVPAGSPISSLGAGGKWFVFGVGTTGSAIQARALTSTVITNVPFPQVGFFRYSTAGSEGRWVYLGKVDAVPGTNPTIFDQGSNRFWTYTLSGVSPAVAAGDVIRAVGMTTAGDGLSTGSCVKGTNC from the coding sequence ATGCAGAAACTCTCTCGGTCGTTCATCGCACTCGCCGGGCTTGCGGCCTTGGCGGCTTGCGGTGACGACGTATCCATCGCCGCTCCTACGCCGACGCCGGTTGCGGTCGTCGGGGTGACGGTGAGCCCATCGACGCTCTCGCTCAAGGTTGGCGAGTCGGCGACCCTCGGCGTCAGCGTCGAGACCACGGGTGGCGCCGCCACGACCGTGGCTTGGTCGTCCTCGACGCCTGCGGTCGCGTCGGTCAACGCCACCACCGGTCAGGTCACCGCGGTTGCGGCTGGTAACACCACGGTCCGCGCGGTCTCCACGGTCGATGCGTCCAAGTCGGGCGCGGCGCAGGTGAACGTCACGGCGCTGGCCGTTCGCAGCGTCTCGGTGTCGCCGCAGGCGCTGAATCTCCAGGTCGGCCAGACGGCCACCGCGGTTGCGACGGTTGATCGCGATGCGGGCGTCGCCGGCACGGTGAACTGGGCCTCGAACAACGCCGCGGTCGCGACCGTGAACCAGACCTCCGGTCTGATCACGGCGGTTGCCGCTGGTACGTCGGTCATCACGGCCACCTCGACGGTCGACAACACGAAGTCGGCTGCCCTCGCGGTGACGGTCGTGGCCGTTCCGAACAACCTGACGGCTCTCACGGTTGCGCCGACCACGGCCAACCTGGGCATCGGCTCGACCGTCCAGCTCGTTCCGAGCGCCACGACGGTTGGCACGCCGACGGTCACGTACACCTACGCGACGTCCAACACGCTCGTCGCCACGGTCAGCACCACCGGCCTCGTGACGGCGGTTGGCAACGGCACCGCGGTCATCACGACCACGGCCGCCACCAACACCAACTCGCTGTCCGTCGCTACGACGATCAACGTCGCCAGCGCCTCGGTCTCGATCTCCTCGATCACGACCGGCGCCACGAACGTTCCGGTGAACATCGCGAACGTCGCCGGCCAGATCGAAGTCACGATGAACATCTCGGCGGGCAACCAGACGCTTGACTCGGTCCGCGTGAAGCTCGGCAGCAAGTCGGCCGCTTCGCAGGCCTTCACGGTCAATGGTGCCCCGAACGCCCCGGTGACGCTCTCCATCAACACCGCGGCCTACACCATCAACGCCGACTCCACCTCGACCGTCAGCTTCCTGAACGGTTCGACGGGCGTGCAGGCGGAACTGTTCGTGACGGCTGCTTCGGGCCCGACGGCTTCGAACACCATCACGATCAACCTGAACAACACCGACACGTTCCACGCGCGCTGGACCCTGCCGAGCAACACGGCGGTGTCGGGCGTGGGCCTCCTGTGGTACGGCGGCCCGGGCACCTCGACCACGGTCAACACGATCCCGGTCATGTACTCGGGTAACACGATCACCCAGGCCACGATCCACCTGGACGACGCCTCGATCGACGGCAACGCGAGCCTCTGCGGCGCCGCGGTGACCGACACGGCGGCTCCGTTCACGGCCACGTTCAGCTGCACCGGCCTGACCAACGTCAACGTGCAGCCGGGCGTCGCCGCCTCGCTCCGCGCTGATGGCAACGCCGGCCCCGCGGCCGTCGTCGGCATCGACCCGGTCGGCGCGCCGATCGGTACGCTCTTCGCGAACGCCGCGCTCATGGTGCAGGCCGCCGCGATCCCGGTTCGCATCGACGTCGCTGGTCCGGGCACCGCGACCTACGCCTTCGTTGCGGCCACCACCAACGACTACTGGGCCAACGCGGCCTTCCGTCACGACACCTCGTCGGCTGGCCTTCTGGCCCGTGGTCGCGCGGTTGACGGCGGCGTCGGCACTGCTGCCGCCTCGACGGACGTGTACGAGTACGAAGATCGCGCGGTCTCCGGCACGGCGTGGGTCACGCACGTTGCCAACACCACGAACATCCCCGAAAACCCGGTCGACTTCACGGTCAACGCCTACAACGGCCGCGTGACCGAGAAGGATCTCCTGGGCAACGCCAGCATCACGTACCTCGGCAGCACCAGCACGTCGCCGGGCACGCAGAACTTCGGCGTTGACGTCACGGCGCCCACGCTCGACTACCTCACGGCCACCGTGGGCTCGGGCGAGCCGCGCATCCTGCTCCCGGCGCTCGACACCCTTGGCAACACCAAGGTCCTGTCGAACCAGGGCAACGTGCTCAACACGATTCGCGCTGACTCCGGCTACTTCGGCGTCCGCTATCGTGACACGCGTTCGGGCTTCGGCACGACCATTGGCGCCGAGCCGCAGTTCGTCAAGATCACGCGCCTCGCCGCGTCCGGCCCGACCTGCATCGTCGGCGTCGGTTCGAGCTGCGCGCCGGCCCGCCGCCTCGGCGCGGTCGACGTGAACGACAACACGTACCGCCGCGACACCGCGAGCGTGTACGGCACGGGCATCAACGCGTCGGGCGGCAGCACTGGCCGCGTCAACGCGCTGTACCCGTCCGCCACGAACACGGACTCGGCCGGCTACTACACCTACGAGACCAGCGTCGTTGACCGTGCCGGTAACAGCTCGGGCACCGTGACGAAGACGGTCGCCGTGGATGTGGCCACTCCGCTCATCACGGGCATCGGCTTCCCGGCCATCCTCACGGGTGGTGCTTCGGTTGCCTTTGTGCCGAATGCGACGGACGAACTCGAAGTGCTCGATGGCGCCCTCGGCGTCCGTTACCCGGCGATGACCGGTCCTGACGGCGCTGGTGCCGACACCCTGTACTTCCCGCGTGCGTTCTTCACGGACTACAAGGCGCCGTTCTCGGGTGCCCCGCTGTCCAGCGTGGTTGGTGGTCTGGCTCCGTTCGGCGCTGCTGGCCTGACGCTGCCGATCAACTTCCTCCGCGGTATCGACTCGGTCGCCACGCTCGATTCGCTCCCGCCGGTGGCCAACAACGCGAACTACAAGCCGATCGGTGTGGTCGCGCAGGTCTATGACATCCGCGCCTACACCCCGAGCACGGTGGTCTACACGACGCCGCCGTTCGTGTCAGCCTTCTTCGGTGCCCCGATCCTCGCGGGTCAGGTGCCGGCCGGTTCGCCGATCTCCTCGCTCGGCGCCGGTGGCAAGTGGTTCGTCTTCGGTGTGGGCACCACGGGCAGCGCCATCCAGGCCCGCGCCCTCACCAGCACGGTCATCACGAACGTGCCGTTCCCGCAGGTTGGGTTCTTCCGCTACTCCACGGCCGGCAGCGAAGGCCGCTGGGTGTACCTCGGAAAGGTCGACGCGGTCCCGGGCACCAACCCGACGATCTTCGACCAGGGCTCCAACCGGTTCTGGACGTACACGCTCAGCGGTGTCTCCCCGGCGGTTGCCGCGGGTGACGTCATCCGCGCGGTGGGTATGACCACGGCTGGCGACGGTCTCTCGACCGGCTCCTGCGTCAAGGGCACGAACTGCTAA
- a CDS encoding ATP-dependent helicase — protein sequence MPHAPDPAPRIYPSRNDPLTRADRDLAAELNAEQAAAATFGNGPLLIIAGAGTGKTRTLTYRVADLIRRGIPPERILLLTFTRRAAQDMLQRVERLVGSASRQVHGGTFHATGHRLLRRFGAAAGVPADFSIMDQGDAEDLMQLSRAHLGFADAKKKRFPKKESLHYIYSRHVNTDLPIDGILRDEFPPFVEYLDAISAIFADYTDRKAARNLVDYDDLLLFWLAMLESSASLAARLAGLYDHILVDEYQDTNVLQARVLQGMARPHGNIAVVGDDAQSIYSFRGASFRNILDFPRTFDGTTIVTLEENYRSTQPILDATNALIARAEERFTKNLWTKREGGERPWLVSIQDEQQQTRFVVERILELHEQGMPLGEMAVLIRAGYMSADLEIELTNRKIPFEKWGGLKFLEAAHVKDVLAFLRVLENPRDEVSWYRILLLLPGIGDSTARETITAMADRGWDPRAFASVPVPPRARAAQAALGTLLGRLGLPDETEGSVGRDIARIRTLYDDILREKYDRIEPRLSDLEQLQVIASGYPSRASFLSSLALEPPQATQDLGFGPSDDDTDALVISTVHSAKGKEWDAVFLIWAVDGWFPMSRSLGSDEELEEERRLMYVAMTRARNHLAVTYPLHAYASRRGADYSIDQLSRFIDREVRGLMERVVPQVEAPDAPPPEPQAPIDLRAIMRGRFGAR from the coding sequence GTGCCCCACGCGCCGGACCCCGCCCCTCGCATCTATCCCAGCCGGAACGACCCCCTCACCAGGGCCGACCGGGATCTCGCCGCCGAACTCAACGCCGAGCAGGCTGCCGCGGCCACGTTTGGTAATGGGCCCCTCCTCATCATCGCGGGCGCGGGCACCGGAAAGACGCGGACCCTCACGTACCGCGTCGCGGACCTCATCCGGCGCGGCATCCCGCCGGAGCGCATCCTGCTCCTCACCTTCACGCGCCGCGCTGCCCAGGACATGCTCCAGCGCGTCGAACGCCTCGTCGGCTCGGCCAGCCGGCAGGTCCACGGGGGCACCTTCCACGCCACGGGGCACCGGCTGCTACGCCGCTTTGGCGCCGCCGCCGGCGTCCCCGCGGACTTCTCCATCATGGACCAGGGGGACGCCGAAGATCTCATGCAGCTCTCCCGGGCCCACCTGGGATTCGCCGACGCAAAGAAGAAGCGGTTCCCGAAGAAGGAATCGCTGCACTACATCTACTCGAGGCACGTCAACACCGATCTGCCGATCGACGGCATTCTCCGCGACGAGTTCCCGCCGTTCGTCGAGTATCTCGACGCCATCTCGGCGATCTTCGCGGACTACACGGATCGCAAGGCCGCTCGCAACCTGGTCGACTACGACGACCTCCTGCTCTTCTGGCTCGCCATGCTCGAGTCATCGGCGAGCCTCGCCGCCCGGCTCGCCGGCCTCTACGACCACATCCTGGTCGACGAGTACCAGGATACCAACGTCCTGCAGGCGCGCGTGCTCCAGGGCATGGCGCGCCCGCACGGCAACATCGCGGTGGTTGGCGACGACGCGCAGAGCATCTACAGCTTTCGCGGCGCATCCTTCCGCAACATCCTCGACTTCCCGCGCACCTTCGACGGGACGACGATCGTCACGCTCGAGGAGAACTACCGTTCGACGCAGCCGATCCTCGATGCGACCAACGCCCTGATCGCCAGGGCCGAGGAGCGCTTCACCAAGAACCTCTGGACGAAGCGGGAAGGCGGTGAGCGACCGTGGCTCGTTTCCATTCAGGATGAGCAGCAGCAAACGCGGTTCGTGGTCGAGCGGATCCTCGAGCTGCACGAGCAGGGGATGCCGCTGGGTGAGATGGCGGTGCTGATTCGCGCCGGGTACATGTCGGCCGACCTCGAGATCGAGCTGACCAACCGCAAGATCCCGTTCGAGAAGTGGGGCGGCCTCAAGTTCCTCGAAGCGGCCCACGTGAAGGACGTGCTGGCGTTTCTCCGGGTGCTGGAAAACCCACGCGACGAGGTGAGCTGGTACCGCATCCTGTTGCTGCTGCCGGGCATTGGAGACTCGACGGCGCGCGAGACGATCACCGCAATGGCGGATCGCGGCTGGGACCCGCGGGCGTTTGCGTCGGTCCCGGTGCCGCCACGCGCCCGCGCCGCGCAGGCGGCGCTGGGCACGCTGCTCGGCCGGCTCGGCCTGCCTGACGAGACGGAGGGTTCGGTGGGCCGCGACATCGCCCGCATCCGGACGCTCTACGACGATATCCTGCGCGAGAAGTACGACCGGATCGAACCGCGGCTCTCGGACCTGGAACAGCTGCAGGTAATCGCCAGCGGCTACCCGAGCCGCGCGAGCTTCCTCTCGTCGCTGGCGCTCGAACCGCCGCAGGCGACGCAGGATCTGGGCTTCGGGCCGAGCGATGACGACACCGACGCGCTGGTGATCTCGACGGTGCACAGCGCCAAGGGCAAGGAGTGGGACGCGGTATTCCTGATCTGGGCGGTGGACGGCTGGTTTCCGATGTCGCGGTCGTTAGGCAGCGACGAGGAACTGGAAGAGGAGCGGCGGCTCATGTACGTGGCGATGACGCGGGCCCGCAATCACCTGGCCGTGACCTACCCGCTCCACGCGTATGCGTCGCGCCGCGGCGCCGACTATTCCATCGACCAGCTCTCGCGGTTCATCGACCGTGAGGTCCGCGGACTGATGGAACGCGTGGTTCCACAGGTCGAAGCGCCCGACGCGCCGCCGCCGGAGCCCCAGGCGCCGATCGACCTGCGCGCCATCATGCGCGGGAGATTCGGCGCGCGCTGA
- a CDS encoding aminopeptidase, which translates to MRRLLRIVLRIAGVVVAILLLLGAVTATGRYIARAAWEEAHILAARRDITDLLADSATPPRTAARLRLVTDVRTFALQHIGLRAAREFTTFVQLDRDTLVLVLSASRRDTLAAHTWWFPVVGRFPYKGFFDFELAARTAASMREAGFDTYLRPASAFSTLGWFDDPLLSTTIAQDSAGLAATVIHELLHTTLFVKGSVVFNESFASFVGARGAAEFFRRRGDAHMARRADLEWEDDKLLGAFWEATASKIDSVFAVPGRTSSARIAARDSVYGVMRAVLRRDIAPRLRTLDGARLSRLQLDNAALLARRTYASELYLFDELHRRNGGDLASTITLVRRLVATASDPYAALRSWMERPEARR; encoded by the coding sequence GTGCGACGCCTCCTTCGAATCGTCCTGCGCATCGCCGGCGTGGTCGTCGCGATCCTGCTGCTGCTCGGTGCGGTGACCGCGACGGGTCGCTACATCGCGCGTGCCGCTTGGGAGGAGGCCCATATCCTTGCCGCGCGGCGGGACATCACCGACCTGCTCGCCGATTCCGCGACGCCGCCCCGAACCGCCGCGCGCCTGCGCCTCGTCACCGACGTGCGCACCTTTGCCCTGCAGCACATCGGGCTCCGCGCCGCACGGGAGTTCACCACCTTCGTGCAACTCGACCGGGACACCCTGGTGCTGGTGCTCTCGGCGTCACGGCGCGACACCCTGGCCGCACACACGTGGTGGTTTCCGGTCGTGGGGCGGTTTCCCTACAAGGGCTTCTTCGACTTCGAGCTCGCCGCACGCACCGCGGCGTCGATGCGCGAGGCGGGCTTCGACACCTACCTGCGGCCTGCCTCGGCGTTTTCTACGCTCGGGTGGTTCGACGACCCGCTGCTGTCGACCACGATCGCGCAGGATTCTGCCGGCCTGGCGGCCACGGTCATCCACGAGCTGCTGCACACCACGCTCTTCGTGAAGGGGTCGGTGGTGTTCAACGAATCCTTCGCGAGCTTCGTCGGCGCCCGCGGCGCGGCGGAGTTCTTCCGCCGGCGCGGAGACGCTCACATGGCGCGCCGCGCCGATCTCGAATGGGAGGATGACAAGCTGCTGGGTGCCTTCTGGGAAGCCACCGCGAGCAAGATCGACAGCGTGTTCGCCGTGCCCGGGCGCACGTCGAGCGCCCGCATCGCCGCGCGCGACTCGGTCTACGGGGTCATGCGTGCGGTCCTGCGTCGGGACATCGCGCCGCGCCTGCGAACCCTCGACGGCGCCAGGCTCTCGCGCCTGCAGCTCGACAACGCCGCGCTGCTGGCCCGCCGCACGTATGCCTCCGAGCTCTACCTGTTCGACGAGCTCCACCGGCGGAATGGCGGCGACCTGGCATCGACCATCACCCTCGTCAGGCGCCTGGTGGCCACCGCGAGTGATCCCTATGCCGCACTGCGGTCGTGGATGGAGCGGCCCGAAGCGCGGCGATGA
- the dnaE gene encoding DNA polymerase III subunit alpha, translating to MSFVHLHCHSEYSLLDGANRIDDLIRRAQEFEQPALAITDHGNLHAAWEFQEKAKKAKVKPIIGMEAYVAPGDRRLKTRGAMGQKPYYHLVLLARDLTGYRNLVKLSSLAYTEGFYTRPRVDRELLRQYSEGIIVSSACMAGEIAHHLELGDLHGAIQVTEWYRHVFPDRYYLEVQAHDSEGQAQLNTRILDLAKRTGVPVIATNDSHFLKADDHDAHDVLLCIGLGKDREDKDRMKYDAGLYFKSAPEMAARFPDHPEVIANTLAIADACDVQFPKKYHVPAFPLPPEAATENALLVSLASTGAGVRYGVPLPAHVQERLDYELRVIADSGYAGYFLIVADFIKAARDRGIPVGPGRGSAAGSLVAYALRITDVCPLRYDLLFERFLNPERVSMPDIDVDFCFERRGEVIEYVREKYGKEAVGQIVTFGTMKSRAAVKDVGRVLGFTPAETDALAKLIPNQPNFSLTVGEAIAKIADVRKLYESDDRYRQLLDYAVALEGLSRHTGVHAAGVVIAPGPLDDYVPICTQESRGSGSGSDERVVVTQYDMNALEKAGMLKMDFLGLTTLTVIFDTLRAIEATGAVAPDLDAIPYDDAETYRMLRLGRTVGVFQFESPLATDMLRAMRCDRFDDLVASNALMRPGPLDAGMHKVYQRRKRGEEPIVYALPELEAILEPTYGVITYQEQVMRIAQVLAGISLAEADVLRKAVGKKDAELIKVELGKFVSKAVARGYDARIIEELSGQIETFGRYGFNKSHSVAYSVISYQTAWLKAHHPAEFMAALLSSSIGDTDSVVKFINEARELGITVLPPDVNESGYKFTVVGHKRIRFGLGAIRNVGRAAIDSILAARATAPFTSLFDLTERIDLRLCNKRVFEALIHSGAVDTLGGHRAQYLATLDAALQEASLRQNERETGQWSLFGEPVEGPEGAGPHGAALTLPNVGHLSESERLTREKEILGFYISGHPLEPYRAECELFASHTVSALGTWQEGSISLGVVVTAIKRQVSKRSGAEFARLTVEDFSGSSELLVFPEAWAALADRIRPDVPLLMKGGYSRRDQGQDNPTFIVESVQRFEELRIAGQVAVELVVDGPAAARAGEGALIGGDLPPGVFQDVRIVLEGHPGSAPVEVRWEDGTGGVARLRSRSLKVAANGAALGELRALLGSDRVRLIRVGG from the coding sequence GTGAGTTTCGTTCACCTCCACTGCCACTCCGAATACTCGTTGCTCGATGGCGCGAACCGCATCGATGACCTGATCCGGCGCGCCCAGGAGTTCGAGCAGCCGGCCCTGGCCATCACGGACCACGGCAACCTGCACGCGGCGTGGGAGTTCCAGGAGAAGGCGAAGAAGGCGAAGGTCAAGCCGATCATCGGCATGGAGGCCTACGTGGCCCCGGGCGACCGTCGACTGAAGACGCGCGGCGCGATGGGCCAGAAGCCGTATTACCACCTCGTGCTCCTCGCGCGCGATCTCACGGGGTACCGCAACCTGGTGAAGCTGTCGTCGCTGGCGTACACCGAGGGCTTCTACACGCGGCCCCGTGTCGACCGCGAGCTGCTCCGTCAGTACTCCGAGGGCATCATCGTCTCCTCGGCCTGCATGGCGGGCGAGATCGCGCACCACCTGGAACTTGGCGATCTGCATGGCGCCATCCAGGTCACCGAGTGGTACCGCCACGTCTTTCCGGACCGCTACTACCTGGAGGTGCAGGCGCACGATTCCGAGGGACAGGCACAGCTCAATACGCGGATCCTCGACCTGGCGAAGCGCACGGGCGTCCCGGTGATCGCGACGAACGACTCGCACTTCCTCAAGGCCGACGACCACGACGCGCACGACGTGCTGCTCTGCATTGGCCTGGGGAAGGACCGCGAGGACAAGGACCGCATGAAGTACGACGCGGGCCTGTACTTCAAGAGCGCGCCCGAGATGGCGGCGCGTTTTCCGGACCATCCGGAAGTGATCGCGAACACACTGGCGATCGCCGACGCCTGCGACGTGCAGTTCCCGAAGAAGTACCACGTGCCCGCCTTCCCGCTGCCGCCGGAGGCCGCCACCGAAAACGCGTTGCTGGTCTCGCTGGCATCGACCGGTGCCGGTGTGCGCTACGGAGTTCCGCTCCCCGCGCATGTGCAGGAGCGGCTCGACTACGAGCTGCGGGTGATCGCGGACTCGGGATACGCCGGCTACTTCCTGATCGTCGCGGATTTCATCAAGGCGGCGCGCGATCGCGGCATTCCGGTGGGTCCGGGACGCGGCTCGGCGGCCGGGTCGCTCGTGGCGTACGCCCTGCGCATCACCGACGTCTGTCCGCTGAGGTACGACCTGCTGTTCGAGCGCTTCCTCAACCCGGAGCGCGTGTCGATGCCCGACATCGACGTCGACTTCTGCTTCGAGCGGCGCGGCGAAGTCATCGAATACGTGCGCGAGAAGTACGGAAAGGAAGCGGTGGGCCAGATCGTGACGTTCGGCACGATGAAATCGCGCGCCGCGGTGAAGGACGTGGGCCGCGTGCTTGGCTTCACCCCGGCCGAAACCGATGCGCTCGCAAAGCTGATTCCCAACCAGCCCAACTTCTCGCTCACCGTTGGCGAGGCGATCGCGAAGATCGCCGACGTGCGCAAGCTCTACGAGTCGGACGACCGGTACCGGCAACTGCTGGACTACGCCGTGGCACTCGAGGGTTTGTCGCGGCACACGGGCGTGCACGCCGCCGGCGTCGTCATTGCCCCAGGACCGCTGGACGACTACGTGCCGATCTGCACGCAGGAGTCGCGCGGATCGGGGAGTGGATCGGACGAGCGGGTGGTGGTCACGCAGTACGACATGAACGCGCTCGAGAAGGCGGGCATGTTGAAGATGGACTTTCTGGGTCTGACCACGCTCACCGTCATCTTCGACACGCTGCGCGCGATCGAGGCCACGGGAGCCGTGGCGCCGGACCTCGACGCCATCCCGTACGACGACGCCGAGACGTACCGCATGCTGCGCCTGGGGCGCACGGTGGGCGTGTTCCAGTTCGAGTCGCCGCTGGCCACGGACATGTTGCGCGCGATGCGCTGCGACCGGTTTGACGATCTGGTCGCCTCCAACGCCCTGATGCGTCCGGGTCCGCTGGATGCCGGCATGCACAAGGTCTACCAGCGGCGCAAGCGCGGCGAAGAGCCGATCGTCTACGCGTTGCCCGAACTCGAAGCGATCCTCGAACCCACGTACGGCGTCATCACCTACCAGGAACAGGTGATGCGGATCGCGCAGGTGCTCGCCGGCATCTCGCTCGCCGAGGCCGACGTGCTGCGGAAGGCGGTGGGGAAGAAGGATGCGGAACTCATCAAGGTCGAGCTGGGCAAGTTCGTGTCGAAGGCCGTGGCCCGCGGCTATGACGCGCGCATCATCGAGGAACTCTCGGGGCAGATCGAGACGTTCGGTCGCTACGGGTTCAACAAGTCGCACTCGGTCGCCTACTCCGTCATCTCCTACCAGACGGCGTGGCTCAAGGCACACCATCCTGCCGAGTTCATGGCGGCGCTGCTGTCGTCGTCGATCGGCGACACGGATAGCGTGGTCAAGTTCATCAACGAAGCGCGCGAGCTGGGCATCACCGTGTTGCCGCCGGACGTGAACGAATCGGGCTACAAGTTCACGGTGGTGGGCCACAAGCGGATCCGCTTCGGGCTCGGCGCCATCCGCAACGTGGGACGCGCGGCCATCGACTCCATCCTGGCGGCACGCGCGACCGCGCCCTTCACGAGCCTGTTCGACCTCACCGAACGCATCGACCTGCGGCTGTGCAACAAGCGCGTGTTCGAGGCGCTGATCCACTCGGGCGCCGTCGACACGCTGGGCGGCCACCGGGCGCAGTACCTGGCGACGCTCGACGCCGCGCTGCAGGAGGCGTCGCTGCGGCAGAACGAACGGGAGACCGGGCAGTGGTCGCTGTTCGGCGAACCGGTCGAGGGCCCCGAGGGGGCGGGCCCCCACGGCGCGGCGCTCACGCTGCCTAACGTCGGGCACCTCTCGGAGTCGGAACGCCTGACTCGGGAGAAGGAAATCCTCGGGTTCTACATCTCCGGCCACCCGCTCGAGCCCTATCGCGCCGAGTGCGAGCTGTTCGCGTCGCACACCGTGTCGGCGCTCGGGACGTGGCAGGAGGGCTCGATCTCGCTGGGTGTGGTCGTCACCGCGATCAAGCGGCAGGTGTCGAAGCGGAGCGGCGCCGAGTTCGCGCGGCTCACGGTGGAGGACTTCTCGGGATCCTCGGAACTGCTCGTGTTTCCCGAAGCCTGGGCCGCGCTGGCGGATCGCATCCGGCCGGACGTGCCGCTGCTGATGAAGGGTGGCTACTCGCGCCGCGACCAGGGACAGGACAACCCGACGTTCATCGTGGAGTCGGTGCAGCGCTTCGAAGAGCTGCGGATCGCGGGGCAGGTCGCGGTGGAACTGGTGGTCGACGGGCCGGCGGCGGCGCGGGCAGGTGAAGGCGCTCTCATCGGGGGCGACCTCCCGCCTGGCGTCTTTCAGGACGTCCGGATCGTGCTCGAAGGGCATCCCGGATCGGCGCCGGTTGAGGTACGTTGGGAGGATGGAACGGGGGGCGTGGCCCGATTGCGGTCGCGCTCGCTCAAGGTGGCCGCGAATGGCGCAGCGCTTGGAGAACTTCGCGCGCTGCTGGGGTCGGACCGGGTGCGACTGATTCGCGTCGGAGGGTAA